A genomic stretch from Triplophysa dalaica isolate WHDGS20190420 chromosome 4, ASM1584641v1, whole genome shotgun sequence includes:
- the nalf2 gene encoding NALCN channel auxiliary factor 2 isoform X1 translates to MVTGARRCGRKLDAEGETCCPTEPIDKPCAEPEKVQRWRMSIASLLFFTALLSDHLWLCAGGKPRSRDRTHRRTWSNASHDAQTGLRDEDCGVILSNLTENRPECVDADARRREPLESACSTLYRQKNSSVSSSYSVPVPTVSPHAVLEYFRNFSLSFCDVITIADLLENMASPKGLNCSLGNVIRDLFSGGPEDGDVCSACVHEYVLLDQHAQEKYEDFDNLTRKYMVDDYSVRAETHLCQTVYKAWLCAEFFPVPQRQCERWLPCKYYCGEVTASCPFILPDNDRLLYAGLPSFLCAGLQEEYFTSQGPECCDVRWSGCDSAVGAACALSRLPGSFSLHRRLSSGAVSYTNRLHGSKLKLCVLVLFLLHTVISITTLQHCNTGSLENFVPLEDVTVREE, encoded by the exons ATGGTCACGGGCGCCCGGCGGTGTGGAAGGAAACTTGACGCCGAGGGAGAAACCTGCTGCCCGACCGAACCGATCGACAAGCCCTGCGCGGAGCCCGAGAAGGTGCAGAGATGGCGCATGAGCATCGCGTCGCTGCTCTTTTTCACGGCGCTCTTGTCCGATCACCTTTGGCTTTGCGCGGGAGGCAAGCCGCGTTCACGAGACCGGACTCACCGACGAACGTGGAGCAACGCGAGTCACGACGCCCAGACGGGCCTGCGCGATGAGGACTGCGGGGTTATCTTGAGCAACCTTACTGAAAACAGACCGGAGTGCGTGGACGCTGACGCGCGTCGCCGCGAGCCGCTGGAGTCCGCGTGCTCTACGCTTTACCGGCAGAAAAACAGCTCGGTGAGCTCCTCCTATTCTGTGCCGGTGCCCACGGTGTCGCCGCACGCGGTTTTAGAGTACTTCCGGAACTTTAGCTTGTCCTTTTGCGACGTGATAACAATAGCGGACCTGCTTGAGAACATGGCCAGTCCGAAGGGACTGAACTGCAGCCTTGGCAATGTCATTCGTGACCTGTTCAGCGGTGGACCGGAGGACGGGGACGTGTGTAGTGCTTGTGTTCACGAGTACGTCCTGCTCGACCAACATGCTCAGGAAAAATATGAAGACTTTGACAACCTTACGCGCAAATACATGGTTGATGACTACTCAGTGCGCGCGGAAACGCACCTGTGCCAG ACAGTGTATAAAGCCTGGCTTTGTGCGGAATTTTTTCCGGTTCCCCAGCGGCAGTGCGAAAGGTGGCTCCCATGCAAATACTACTGTGGTGAGGTCACAGCCAGCTGCCCCTTCATCCTACCTGACAATGACCGTCTGCTGTATGCCGGCCTGCCCAGCTTTCTCTGCGCAG GGTTGCAAGAGGAGTACTTCACCAGTCAGGGTCCAGAGTGCTGCGATGTCAGATGGAGCGGCTGTGACTCGGCCGTAGGGGCTGCGTGCGCCCTGTCACGCCTCCCGGGCTCGTTTTCTTTGCATAGGAGGTTATCTTCAGGAGCAGTGTCGTATACAAATCGTCTTCACGGCAGTAAATTAAAACTGTGTGTTCTTGTTCTCTTCTTATTACACACTGTCATCTCCATAACAACTTTGCAGCATTGCAATACTGGCTCCTTGGAGAACTTTGTACCTCTAGAAGACGTTACTGTCAGAGAGGAGTAG
- the nalf2 gene encoding NALCN channel auxiliary factor 2 isoform X2: MVTGARRCGRKLDAEGETCCPTEPIDKPCAEPEKVQRWRMSIASLLFFTALLSDHLWLCAGGKPRSRDRTHRRTWSNASHDAQTGLRDEDCGVILSNLTENRPECVDADARRREPLESACSTLYRQKNSSVSSSYSVPVPTVSPHAVLEYFRNFSLSFCDVITIADLLENMASPKGLNCSLGNVIRDLFSGGPEDGDVCSACVHEYVLLDQHAQEKYEDFDNLTRKYMVDDYSVRAETHLCQTVYKAWLCAEFFPVPQRQCERWLPCKYYCGEVTASCPFILPDNDRLLYAGLPSFLCAGKHQSTQGCKRSTSPVRVQSAAMSDGAAVTRP, encoded by the exons ATGGTCACGGGCGCCCGGCGGTGTGGAAGGAAACTTGACGCCGAGGGAGAAACCTGCTGCCCGACCGAACCGATCGACAAGCCCTGCGCGGAGCCCGAGAAGGTGCAGAGATGGCGCATGAGCATCGCGTCGCTGCTCTTTTTCACGGCGCTCTTGTCCGATCACCTTTGGCTTTGCGCGGGAGGCAAGCCGCGTTCACGAGACCGGACTCACCGACGAACGTGGAGCAACGCGAGTCACGACGCCCAGACGGGCCTGCGCGATGAGGACTGCGGGGTTATCTTGAGCAACCTTACTGAAAACAGACCGGAGTGCGTGGACGCTGACGCGCGTCGCCGCGAGCCGCTGGAGTCCGCGTGCTCTACGCTTTACCGGCAGAAAAACAGCTCGGTGAGCTCCTCCTATTCTGTGCCGGTGCCCACGGTGTCGCCGCACGCGGTTTTAGAGTACTTCCGGAACTTTAGCTTGTCCTTTTGCGACGTGATAACAATAGCGGACCTGCTTGAGAACATGGCCAGTCCGAAGGGACTGAACTGCAGCCTTGGCAATGTCATTCGTGACCTGTTCAGCGGTGGACCGGAGGACGGGGACGTGTGTAGTGCTTGTGTTCACGAGTACGTCCTGCTCGACCAACATGCTCAGGAAAAATATGAAGACTTTGACAACCTTACGCGCAAATACATGGTTGATGACTACTCAGTGCGCGCGGAAACGCACCTGTGCCAG ACAGTGTATAAAGCCTGGCTTTGTGCGGAATTTTTTCCGGTTCCCCAGCGGCAGTGCGAAAGGTGGCTCCCATGCAAATACTACTGTGGTGAGGTCACAGCCAGCTGCCCCTTCATCCTACCTGACAATGACCGTCTGCTGTATGCCGGCCTGCCCAGCTTTCTCTGCGCAGGTAAACATCAGTCGACACAG GGTTGCAAGAGGAGTACTTCACCAGTCAGGGTCCAGAGTGCTGCGATGTCAGATGGAGCGGCTGTGACTCGGCCGTAG